The following are encoded together in the Vigna unguiculata cultivar IT97K-499-35 chromosome 2, ASM411807v1, whole genome shotgun sequence genome:
- the LOC114174651 gene encoding F-box/LRR-repeat protein At3g26922-like, translated as MGTLKSFGMDAKCNKNGKQHEGETNSGTKLRDLPNEILQEVISNLPIKEAIQTDVISKKWRNQWKHISKVRLAEKGHREKKEFIDFVEKLLAVLNTSCIKIFSLACDVCEDTPIVNGWLSGFINPTIQELSLEFGNLDEEPLVFPDYLFSSKDLTHFHLSMPHLFMLPPFISFPSLTTMSLREVMFPDSFSTQRLFNGCPSLTQLTLIDCKWTNIETVQIACPSLQILTIREWEDDENDLIDDNDPTSCRIVITSSNLKTFSYDGDLLNDYVLDCNTSSITNGAVEVHPPPSDGTDAGLFVLRILKALSNVERLSISDFATEALCQGSFYIPELPLFNNLVELHVESTDPMNMACDALLTILRCSPRLEALYFAMGVFLHTNGLKKVYPLPACLETNLKTLRLYGFTGNKDELFAIKVLLKSTPVLEAIWIFSNPYGFDSDEGSDRLHRLYMKIVRFPRASVDCELYFE; from the exons ATGGGCACACTTAAATCCTTCG GGATGGATGCAAAGTGTAACAAGAACGGGAAGCAACACGAGGGAGAGACAAACAGTGGTACCAAATTACGTGATCTACCAAACGAGATCCTTCAAGAGGTTATCTCCAACCTACCCATCAAAGAAGCAATTCAAACAGATGTCATATCCAAAAAATGGAGGAATCAATGGAAGCATATCTCAAAGGTTAGGTTGGCAGAAAAAGGACACAGGGAGAAGAAAGAGTTCATTGACTTTGTGGAGAAACTACTCGCGGTTTTGAACACCTCGTGTATTAAAATATTCTCTCTCGCATGCGACGTTTGCGAGGACACTCCTATCGTTAATGGCTGGCTAAGCGGTTTCATCAACCCCACGATTCAAGAACTAAGCCTCGAATTCGGAAACCTTGATGAAGAACCATTGGTCTTCCCTGATTACCTCTTTAGCTCCAAAGACTTGACACATTTTCATCTCAGCATGCCGCATCTTTTCATGCTCCCTCCCTTCATTTCTTTTCCGAGTCTCACCACTATGAGTTTGAGAGAGGTTATGTTCCCTGATTCTTTCTCAACGCAGCGACTTTTCAATGGTTGTCCCTCCCTGACGCAGTTGACCTTAATTGATTGCAAATGGACCAACATTGAAACTGTTCAGATTGCTTGTCCATCGCTTCAGATATTGACCATCAGGGAGTGGGAAGATGACGAAAACGATTTAATCGATGACAATGATCCAACAAGCTGCCGAATAGTAATCACTTCGAGTAACCTGAAAACATTCTCGTACGATGGGGACCTCCTAAATGACTATGTGTTGGATTGTAACACATCATCGATCACCAATGGAGCTGTTGAGGTTCACCCACCGCCCAGCGACGGCACGGACGCCGGTCTTTTCGTGCTCAGAATTCTTAAGGCACTCTCAAATGTGGAAAGGCTATCAATTTCAGACTTTGCTACTGAG GCTCTATGTCAGGGATCATTTTACATTCCGGAACTTCctttgttcaacaatttggttGAGCTTCATGTTGAGTCAACAGATCCAATGAATATGGCATGTGATGCCCTGCTCACCATATTGCGGTGCTCACCTCGTCTTGAAGCTCTTTACTTCGCCATG GGCGTCTTTCTGCATACAAATGGTTTAAAGAAGGTTTATCCATTGCCAGCGTGCTTAGAAACAAACCTGAAGACGTTAAGGTTATACGGGTTTACTGGGAATAAGGATGAATTGTTTGCCATAAAAGTTTTGTTGAAATCAACGCCAGTGTTGGAAGCAATCTGGATTTTCAGCAACCCTTATGGTTTCGACAGTGACGAGGGATCAGACAGGTTACACAGGTTGTACATGAAGATTGTGCGGTTTCCCAGAGCTTCAGTCGATTGCGAGTTATATTTTGAATAG
- the LOC114169958 gene encoding uncharacterized GPI-anchored protein At5g19250-like yields MALFRFPLILTLLLSSILLSNHFVKCDHDEEDDLYQEINNYRKSLNLISLTKNENANCFADEMADQFKNQPCTNTTGANTVPGTEPEFSNYPDLLNKCHLNISNTRDGAVMPVCVPGLVSSVVLTNFTQSLYSGNLNDSKFTGIGIGSEDNWIVVVLTTSTPEGSFVPDTSNGANLFSKTGLVYCSIFLIVANFFLL; encoded by the exons ATGGCCTTATTCCGCTTCCCTCTGATTTTGACGCTCCTCCTTTCTTCCATTCTCTTGTCGAATCACTTTGTAAAATGCGACCACG ATGAGGAAGATGATCTTTATCAAGAAATCAACAACTATAGGAAATCATTAAACTTGATATCTCTAACAAAGAATGAAAATGCAAATTGCTTTGCTGATGAAATGGCTGACCAGTTCAAGAATCAACCTTGTACAAATACCACAGGTGCTAACACAGTCCCAGGTACAGAGCCTGAGTTCTCCAACTACCCAGACCTTTTAAATAAATGTCACCTGAATATTTCTAACACAAGGGATGGAGCTGTAATGCCTGTTTGTGTTCCTGGCCTGGTTTCAAGCGTTGTCCTTACAAATTTCACACAATCTCTCTACTCTGGCAATCTCAACGACTCCAAGTTTACAGGAATTGGTATTGGTTCAGAAGATAACTGGATTGTAGTCGTTCTCACCACAAGCACTCCTGAAGGAAGCTTTGTTCCTGACACTTCTAATGGTGctaatttgttttctaaaacTGGTTTAGTTTACTGCTCAATTTTCTTAATAGTTGCTAACTTTTTCCTGTTGTAA